In Silene latifolia isolate original U9 population chromosome X, ASM4854445v1, whole genome shotgun sequence, the following proteins share a genomic window:
- the LOC141618244 gene encoding uncharacterized protein LOC141618244 gives MANMKRSLHELHSLLVQAEKDMGASRSTRRDVLAIKVKGKGTFKKSAGKAEKAASVKGKGKAIANSSSKSKKSAPLGDKCHYCDNVGHWRCNCPKYLDDIKAGRVTPSRPKKHKEVSQG, from the exons ATGGCTAACATGAAGAGGAGTCTTCATGAGCTTCATTCTCTGCTTGTTCAAGCAGAGAAGGATATGGGAGCAAGTAGGAGCACAAGGAGGGATGTCCTTGCAATAAAGGTGAAGGGGAAGGGTACATTCAAGAAGAGTGCGGGAAAAGCGGAAAAGGCCGCATCTgttaagggtaagggaaaggctaTTGCGAATAGCTCTTCTAAATCCAAAAAGAGTGCTCCTTTAGgagataaatgccattattgtgaTAATGTGGGACATTGGAGATGTAATTGTCCCAAATATTTGGATGACATCAAGGCTGGTCGTGTGACACCATCAA ggcctaaaaagcataaggaAGTTAgccaagggtga